The DNA region cgccgcgccctcgccaccggcgtcgtcgccacgggcagcggcctcggcggcgtcgtctacCCGCTCATCGTCCAGGGCCTCCTCCCGCGCGTCGGCTTCCCCTGGGCCACCCGCGTCATCGCCTTCGTCTCCCTCGCCACCAACGCCTTTGCCTTTGCCGTGCTGCGGGAGCGGAAGCCGGGGggtctcggcgccgagatgcagcgccgccgccgcgtcaTGCTGGACCTGTCCGCCTACCGCAACGTCtccttcgtcgtcttctccgtgGCCATGTTCTTCAACTTCTTCTCCTACATGGCGCCCATCTACTACCTGCAGCAGTACTCTCTCACCCACGGGCTGGCCGGCCAGGGCGCCTCGGACACGTCGGGGCTGGCGTACtacctcgtcgccatcctgAACGCCGGCTCCATCTTCGGACGCTTGTTCCCCGCCTGGCTCGCCGGCCGCTGCGGGCCGATCaacgtcctcctcggcgtaTCCGTATCCGTCGCCACCGTGGCCCTGTGTTGGCTCGGCGTGAGCACCGGCGCCGGGAGCGTGGCGTTCGCCCTCGCCTACGGCTTTGCATCCGGCGGTCTCGTCTCGTTGCCCCCTACCGTCGTCTCGACTCTGGTGCCGGACCTCGGCTTGCACGGCACGTGGCTGGGCATGGTCTCGACAACAAACGCGTTTGGGTCGCTCGCCGGGCCGCCCATTGCCGGCGCTCTCCTGGAAGCCACCGGGAGTTACTTGGGCGTGCAGCTACTGTCGGGTCTCGGTATGGTGGCCATGACGGTACTGGTATTGGTGTTGAGGATGATCAGAGTAGGAAAAGGGTCAACCTGGATCGTGTAAAGCTTTCGGCATTCAAGACACTGTTTATATGGTAGTTAATGACTTGTTTGTACAATGTAATGATGGACATCATTGTGCTCAACAACGCTGAGAGGAGCGATCTATGGGAACGAAGTGGTGTAGTAAGTCTTGACAAGTCATAAAAGCCCCAAGGATTCGTTCCTTCAGAGGTCTTGTCTACGGTggttattattattatttatcTAATCTATGTAGCGCTGAGCAGCCCAACATCTATAGGCAGAGGTCATCGCGAAGCCTCCTCCCTTCCAGCTTAGGCTTCGGCAGCCTTCTCATTCTCCTTCTTACCCCCTCGATGCCGCCATTCTCTCGCCAAGAAGGTCAGGGCAACGCACAAGCCGAGTCCCGCGAGCCCGACGCCCATGTACAACGCGCCCCTGAAGCCCTTGAACTGGTCCTCCTTCGTGCGGCCGCCGTTGTTGACGTGCACCTCCACCGTGCCGGCGAacccgacgccgagggcgatgccgTAGTTGACGACGGTGTTGACGAGGCTGGCGCCGATGCCCTGGTGCTCCctcttgacggcgtcggagaGGATCAGCGTCGCGGCCGGGAAGCTCATGTCCATGCCGAAGGGCATGATGAGCATGGACACGAAGATCTGCGCCCAGTAGACCTGGTTCtcgggcgccgtcgccgtaaggatgacgccgacggtgaAGGCGACGAGCGCCATGCTCATGACGATGGGC from Colletotrichum higginsianum IMI 349063 chromosome 4, whole genome shotgun sequence includes:
- a CDS encoding MFS monocarboxylate transporter codes for the protein MSITITTDAPSPRSKPPPGPPKENTTAVVDENVELANLPPDGGRLAWLQVAGSFFLFFNSWSASVLSLSLSPLLISCAADHLQPKRGLTSSYGVFQTYYQATMQHTSADAIAWIGSIQSCLVLLVGVLVGPLYDAGYFRSLTLTGIALVFLGLCMTSLASRYWQTLLAQAFCVGLGAGCLYIPSVAIILQWFARRRALATGVVATGSGLGGVVYPLIVQGLLPRVGFPWATRVIAFVSLATNAFAFAVLRERKPGGLGAEMQRRRRVMLDLSAYRNVSFVVFSVAMFFNFFSYMAPIYYLQQYSLTHGLAGQGASDTSGLAYYLVAILNAGSIFGRLFPAWLAGRCGPINVLLGVSVSVATVALCWLGVSTGAGSVAFALAYGFASGGLVSLPPTVVSTLVPDLGLHGTWLGMVSTTNAFGSLAGPPIAGALLEATGSYLGVQLLSGLGMVAMTVLVLVLRMIRVGKGSTWIV